The Brassica napus cultivar Da-Ae unplaced genomic scaffold, Da-Ae ScsIHWf_2756;HRSCAF=3524, whole genome shotgun sequence genome window below encodes:
- the LOC106387611 gene encoding uncharacterized protein LOC106387611 isoform X1, whose product MKEEGESSQNVKPRSKRNSEASASASASATPVGRFRRRAARSPSPPLTAAASSVGASSYAVPVNAGSVDWTGQGMGSSGRPCRPWDRGDLLRRLATFKPSNWLAKPKTASSLVCAQKGWVGVDLDKIQCEFCASSLHYSPPQNSLKRPEADSNGEEFSKQLDVAHESSCPWVGNCCPESLVQFPPTPPSALIGGFKDRCDGLLQFYSLPIVSVSAIDQMRASRGPQIDRLLALPQVYANDDPSFRVGNISATETSKEEALSNYARAQKLISLCGWEPRWLPNIQDCEEHSAQSTRNGCPSGPARNQSRLQDPGPSMKQFSASSRKTSGNYEVLGPEYKSESRSPLLDCSLCGVTIRIWDFLTTSRPVPLAPINANLPETSKKMGVTRGTSETSGINGWFTNGGMEQQQNEDVDEAETSGKRKLVSNTGTSFYQTAAGASSSAQLNMSVTRDNYQFSDRGKEVMRRQPSGSETGDRAASYESRGPSTRKRNLEDGGSTADRPPYLRIQHADSVEGSVVDRDGDEVNDDSAGPSKRTRGSEVQDTCLPFYGRDLSVGGPSHSVDAENEREVNRSEGNEQALAFRGARDSARASSVIAMDTICHSANDDSMESVENRPGDFDDVNYPSVATAQSADLNDPSEFNLSNQAQQSACFQPAPVRSNAEQGISSINDGDEVLNTETVTAQGRDGPSLGVSGGSVGMGASHEAEIHGADVSVHRGDSVVGSMEPVAEVIENLGEFAPDQGVTDDFVPEEMDREDRLGDSQDRVSQSVAKADSGSKIVDSSKAESVESGEKMSNMNVYDSVHPSLSCNAIVCSGFEASKDEVTQTWNESPLNAGFALPGSSYTANGQGPPNGDSNDEIVEFDPIKYHNCYCPWVNENVAAAGCSSNSSSSSSVAEALCGWQLTLDALDSFQSLENAQIQPMESESAASLCKDDHRAPSQKLLKRSFISSHGKK is encoded by the exons ATGAAGGAAGAGGGTGAGAGTTCGCAGAACGTAAAGCCTAGGAGTAAACGGAACAGTGAAGCCTCTGCTTCTGCTTCCGCCTCCGCTACTCCCGTTGGCAGATTCCGACGACGAGCTGCTAGATCGCCTTCTCCACCTCTAACTGCTGCCGCCAG CTCTGTAGGAGCATCGTCTTATGCTGTTCCCGTAAACGCTGGGAGTGTGGACTGGACGGGTCAAGGGATGGGATCATCAGGACGTCCTTGTAGGCCTTGGGATAGAGGAGATTTACTTAGACGACTTGCCACTTTCAAGCCTTCTAATTGGCTTGCCAAACCCAAA ACAGCTAGTTCTTTGGTTTGTGCTCAGAAAGGCTGGGTTGGTGTTGACCTAGACAAAATTCAATGCGAGTTTTGTGCATCCAGTCTACATTACTCTCCTCCACAAAATTCGTTGAAACGTCCCGAAG CTGATAGCAACGGAGAAGAATTCTCGAAGCAGCTTGATGTCGCGCATGAGAGCTCTTGTCCTTGGGTAGGAAATTGTTGTCCAGAAAGCTTAGTTCAGTTTCCTCCAACTCCTCCATCAGCCTTGATTGGGGGTTTCAAGGATCGCTGTGATGGGCTCCTACAATTCTATTCCCTACCTATTGTTTCGGTGTCTGCAATTGACCAGATGCGTGCTTCAAGAGGGCCGCAAATTGACCGTCTTTTGGCACTGCCTCAAGTCTATGCCAATGATGATCCCAGTTTTAGAGTGGGTAATATCTCAGCTACAGAAACGTCTAAAGAAGAGGCTCTCAGTAACTACGCTCGC GCTCAAAAGTTGATAAGTCTATGTGGGTGGGAGCCTAGATGGCTTCCAAATATCCAAGACTGTGAAGAACATTCTGCCCAGTCAACTAGAAATGGGTGCCCTTCAGGCCCAGCTAGAAATCAAAGTCGTCTACAAGATCCTGGTCCAAGTATGAAACAGTTCTCGGCTTCATCTCGAAAAACCTCTGGAAATTATGAAGTTCTGGGTCCAGAATATAAATCAGAATCCAGATCACCTCTGCTGGATTGTAGTTTATGCGGTGTAACCATCAGAATTTGGGACTTCTTAACCACTTCTCGGCCGGTTCCACTTGCGCCTATCAATGCCAATCTTCCTGAAACAAGCAAGAAAATGGGAGTAACACGTGGAACTAGTGAAACAAGTGGAATCAATGGATGGTTTACTAATGGAGGCATGGAACAGCAGCAAAATGAAGATGTTGACGAGGCTGAAACATCGGGTAAAAGGAAATTAGTATCAAATACAGGTACAAGCTTCTATCAAACTGCAGCTGGTGCATCATCCTCTGCACAGCTGAACATGTCTGTGACGCGTGATAATTACCAATTTAGTGATAGAGGAAAGGAAGTTATGCGAAGGCAACCTTCAGGAAGTGAGACTGGTGATCGTGCTGCTTCATATGAATCACGGGGGCCAAGTACTCGTAAACGGAACCTGGAAGATGGTGGAAGCACGGCTGATAGGCCACCTTATCTACGGATACAACATGCAGACAGTGTTGAAGGGTCTGTTGTTGACCGTGATGGTGATGAGGTTAATGACGACTCAGCAGGGCCTTCAAAGCGTACCCGAGGCTCTGAAGTGCAAGACACTTGTCTTCCCTTTTATGGGAGAGATTTATCAGTGGGTGGGCCAAGTCACTCAGTGGATGCTGAAAACGAGAGGGAAGTAAATAGAAGTGAAGGAAATGAACAAGCTCTGGCTTTCCGAGGTGCCAGAGACTCCGCACGTGCTTCCTCTGTCATTGCCATGGATACAATTTGCCACAGTGCCAATGATGACTCTATGGAAAGTGTAGAAAATCGTCCAGGGGATTTTGATGACGTAAATTATCCCTCTGTGGCGACAGCTCAAAGTGCCGACCTCAACGATCCTTCAGAATTTAATTTAAGCAATCAAGCTCAGCAGAGTGCATGCTTCCAACCAGCTCCTGTTCGGTCTAATGCTGAACAAGGCATTAGCAGCATAAATGACGGTGATGAAGTACTGAACACAGAGACTGTCACAGCTCAGGGAAGAGATGGGCCGAGTTTAGGCGTCAGTGGGGGTAGTGTCGGAATGGGTGCAAGTCACGAGGCAGAGATCCACGGAGCAGACGTTTCAGTCCATAGAGGAGATAGCGTCGTTGGAAGCATGGAACCAGTTGCGGAAGTCATAGAGAATCTGGGAGAGTTCGCACCAGACCAAGGCGTTACTGATGATTTTGTTCCTGAAGAAATGGATCGAGAAGATAGGCTTGGGGATAGTCAAGATAGGGTGTCTCAATCCGTTGCAAAGGCGGACAGTGGGTCCAAAATTGTTGATTCATCGAAGGCTGAATCTGTTGAAAGCGGCGAAAAGATGAGCAACATGAACGTGTACGATAGTGTTCACCCATCACTGTCTTGCAATGCTATTGTGTGTTCTGGTTTTGAAGCTTCTAAAGACGAAGTGACCCAGACTTGGAACGAGTCTCCGCTTAACGCTGGCTTTGCACTCCCCGGATCAAGTTACACTGCTAATGGCCAAG GGCCTCCGAACGGAGATAGCAATGATGAAATTGTGGAGTTTGATCCCATAAAGTATCACAACTGCTACTGCCCTTGGGTAAATGAAAATGTGGCTGCTGCTGGATGTAGCAGCAACAGCTCGAGCTCTTCAAGTGTTGCAGAGGCGCTTTGTGGATGGCAACTAACTCTTGATGCCCTTGATTCGTTCCAGTCACTCGAAAATGCTCAAATCCAGCCAATGGAATCAGAATCAGCTGCATCTCTGTGCAAG GATGATCACCGAGCTCCTTCCCAGAAGCTCTTGAAACGCTCTTTCATCAGCAGCCATGGGAAAAAATAG
- the LOC106387611 gene encoding uncharacterized protein LOC106387611 isoform X2 translates to MKEEGESSQNVKPRSKRNSEASASASASATPVGRFRRRAARSPSPPLTAAASSVGASSYAVPVNAGSVDWTGQGMGSSGRPCRPWDRGDLLRRLATFKPSNWLAKPKTASSLVCAQKGWVGVDLDKIQCEFCASSLHYSPPQNSLKRPEADSNGEEFSKQLDVAHESSCPWVGNCCPESLVQFPPTPPSALIGGFKDRCDGLLQFYSLPIVSVSAIDQMRASRGPQIDRLLALPQVYANDDPSFRVGNISATETSKEEALSNYARLISLCGWEPRWLPNIQDCEEHSAQSTRNGCPSGPARNQSRLQDPGPSMKQFSASSRKTSGNYEVLGPEYKSESRSPLLDCSLCGVTIRIWDFLTTSRPVPLAPINANLPETSKKMGVTRGTSETSGINGWFTNGGMEQQQNEDVDEAETSGKRKLVSNTGTSFYQTAAGASSSAQLNMSVTRDNYQFSDRGKEVMRRQPSGSETGDRAASYESRGPSTRKRNLEDGGSTADRPPYLRIQHADSVEGSVVDRDGDEVNDDSAGPSKRTRGSEVQDTCLPFYGRDLSVGGPSHSVDAENEREVNRSEGNEQALAFRGARDSARASSVIAMDTICHSANDDSMESVENRPGDFDDVNYPSVATAQSADLNDPSEFNLSNQAQQSACFQPAPVRSNAEQGISSINDGDEVLNTETVTAQGRDGPSLGVSGGSVGMGASHEAEIHGADVSVHRGDSVVGSMEPVAEVIENLGEFAPDQGVTDDFVPEEMDREDRLGDSQDRVSQSVAKADSGSKIVDSSKAESVESGEKMSNMNVYDSVHPSLSCNAIVCSGFEASKDEVTQTWNESPLNAGFALPGSSYTANGQGPPNGDSNDEIVEFDPIKYHNCYCPWVNENVAAAGCSSNSSSSSSVAEALCGWQLTLDALDSFQSLENAQIQPMESESAASLCKDDHRAPSQKLLKRSFISSHGKK, encoded by the exons ATGAAGGAAGAGGGTGAGAGTTCGCAGAACGTAAAGCCTAGGAGTAAACGGAACAGTGAAGCCTCTGCTTCTGCTTCCGCCTCCGCTACTCCCGTTGGCAGATTCCGACGACGAGCTGCTAGATCGCCTTCTCCACCTCTAACTGCTGCCGCCAG CTCTGTAGGAGCATCGTCTTATGCTGTTCCCGTAAACGCTGGGAGTGTGGACTGGACGGGTCAAGGGATGGGATCATCAGGACGTCCTTGTAGGCCTTGGGATAGAGGAGATTTACTTAGACGACTTGCCACTTTCAAGCCTTCTAATTGGCTTGCCAAACCCAAA ACAGCTAGTTCTTTGGTTTGTGCTCAGAAAGGCTGGGTTGGTGTTGACCTAGACAAAATTCAATGCGAGTTTTGTGCATCCAGTCTACATTACTCTCCTCCACAAAATTCGTTGAAACGTCCCGAAG CTGATAGCAACGGAGAAGAATTCTCGAAGCAGCTTGATGTCGCGCATGAGAGCTCTTGTCCTTGGGTAGGAAATTGTTGTCCAGAAAGCTTAGTTCAGTTTCCTCCAACTCCTCCATCAGCCTTGATTGGGGGTTTCAAGGATCGCTGTGATGGGCTCCTACAATTCTATTCCCTACCTATTGTTTCGGTGTCTGCAATTGACCAGATGCGTGCTTCAAGAGGGCCGCAAATTGACCGTCTTTTGGCACTGCCTCAAGTCTATGCCAATGATGATCCCAGTTTTAGAGTGGGTAATATCTCAGCTACAGAAACGTCTAAAGAAGAGGCTCTCAGTAACTACGCTCGC TTGATAAGTCTATGTGGGTGGGAGCCTAGATGGCTTCCAAATATCCAAGACTGTGAAGAACATTCTGCCCAGTCAACTAGAAATGGGTGCCCTTCAGGCCCAGCTAGAAATCAAAGTCGTCTACAAGATCCTGGTCCAAGTATGAAACAGTTCTCGGCTTCATCTCGAAAAACCTCTGGAAATTATGAAGTTCTGGGTCCAGAATATAAATCAGAATCCAGATCACCTCTGCTGGATTGTAGTTTATGCGGTGTAACCATCAGAATTTGGGACTTCTTAACCACTTCTCGGCCGGTTCCACTTGCGCCTATCAATGCCAATCTTCCTGAAACAAGCAAGAAAATGGGAGTAACACGTGGAACTAGTGAAACAAGTGGAATCAATGGATGGTTTACTAATGGAGGCATGGAACAGCAGCAAAATGAAGATGTTGACGAGGCTGAAACATCGGGTAAAAGGAAATTAGTATCAAATACAGGTACAAGCTTCTATCAAACTGCAGCTGGTGCATCATCCTCTGCACAGCTGAACATGTCTGTGACGCGTGATAATTACCAATTTAGTGATAGAGGAAAGGAAGTTATGCGAAGGCAACCTTCAGGAAGTGAGACTGGTGATCGTGCTGCTTCATATGAATCACGGGGGCCAAGTACTCGTAAACGGAACCTGGAAGATGGTGGAAGCACGGCTGATAGGCCACCTTATCTACGGATACAACATGCAGACAGTGTTGAAGGGTCTGTTGTTGACCGTGATGGTGATGAGGTTAATGACGACTCAGCAGGGCCTTCAAAGCGTACCCGAGGCTCTGAAGTGCAAGACACTTGTCTTCCCTTTTATGGGAGAGATTTATCAGTGGGTGGGCCAAGTCACTCAGTGGATGCTGAAAACGAGAGGGAAGTAAATAGAAGTGAAGGAAATGAACAAGCTCTGGCTTTCCGAGGTGCCAGAGACTCCGCACGTGCTTCCTCTGTCATTGCCATGGATACAATTTGCCACAGTGCCAATGATGACTCTATGGAAAGTGTAGAAAATCGTCCAGGGGATTTTGATGACGTAAATTATCCCTCTGTGGCGACAGCTCAAAGTGCCGACCTCAACGATCCTTCAGAATTTAATTTAAGCAATCAAGCTCAGCAGAGTGCATGCTTCCAACCAGCTCCTGTTCGGTCTAATGCTGAACAAGGCATTAGCAGCATAAATGACGGTGATGAAGTACTGAACACAGAGACTGTCACAGCTCAGGGAAGAGATGGGCCGAGTTTAGGCGTCAGTGGGGGTAGTGTCGGAATGGGTGCAAGTCACGAGGCAGAGATCCACGGAGCAGACGTTTCAGTCCATAGAGGAGATAGCGTCGTTGGAAGCATGGAACCAGTTGCGGAAGTCATAGAGAATCTGGGAGAGTTCGCACCAGACCAAGGCGTTACTGATGATTTTGTTCCTGAAGAAATGGATCGAGAAGATAGGCTTGGGGATAGTCAAGATAGGGTGTCTCAATCCGTTGCAAAGGCGGACAGTGGGTCCAAAATTGTTGATTCATCGAAGGCTGAATCTGTTGAAAGCGGCGAAAAGATGAGCAACATGAACGTGTACGATAGTGTTCACCCATCACTGTCTTGCAATGCTATTGTGTGTTCTGGTTTTGAAGCTTCTAAAGACGAAGTGACCCAGACTTGGAACGAGTCTCCGCTTAACGCTGGCTTTGCACTCCCCGGATCAAGTTACACTGCTAATGGCCAAG GGCCTCCGAACGGAGATAGCAATGATGAAATTGTGGAGTTTGATCCCATAAAGTATCACAACTGCTACTGCCCTTGGGTAAATGAAAATGTGGCTGCTGCTGGATGTAGCAGCAACAGCTCGAGCTCTTCAAGTGTTGCAGAGGCGCTTTGTGGATGGCAACTAACTCTTGATGCCCTTGATTCGTTCCAGTCACTCGAAAATGCTCAAATCCAGCCAATGGAATCAGAATCAGCTGCATCTCTGTGCAAG GATGATCACCGAGCTCCTTCCCAGAAGCTCTTGAAACGCTCTTTCATCAGCAGCCATGGGAAAAAATAG
- the LOC125602139 gene encoding CASP-like protein 2A1 produces MEKSDDHHKTSNGVSGGTATEKWEDGSTGIRTAETMLRLAPVGLCIAALVIMLQDSQDNEFGSISYSNLSAFRYLVHANGICAGYSLLSAAISAMPGSSSTMPRVWTFFCLDQILTYVVLAAGAVSTEVLYLAYKGDDAITWSDACSSFGSFCHRATASVIITFVVVCFYVVLSLISSYKLFTRFDPPAIADSNKNVEVAAFGS; encoded by the exons ATGGAGAAGAGTGATGATCATCACAAGACTAGCAACGGCGTTTCCGGTGGTACTGCGACGGAGAAATGGGAGGATGGTAGTACGGGAATCCGAACCGCCGAGACAATGCTCCGGTTAGCTCCGGTGGGGCTTTGCATTGCAGCGCTTGTTATCATGCTTCAAGACTCTCAGGATAATGAGTTCGGCTCAATTTCTTACTCCAACCTCTCAGCTTTCAG GTACTTGGTGCACGCAAATGGAATATGTGCAGGCTACTCTCTTCTCTCAGCAGCCATTTCTGCCATGCCTGGTTCTTCTTCCACAATGCCTCGTGTTTGGACCTTCTTCTGTCTCGACCAG ATTCTAACCTACGTGGTTCTTGCTGCTGGAGCTGTGTCTACTGAAGTTCTGTACTTAGCGTACAAAGGAGACGATGCCATTACATGGAGCGATGCATGCAGTTCCTTTGGTAGTTTCTGCCATAGAGCCACTGCTTCTGTCATAATCACATTCGTCGTGGTTTGCTTCTATGTCGTTCTCTCTCTGATCTCCTCTTATAAGCTCTTTACTCGCTTTGATCCTCCAGCCATCGCTGACTCCAACAAAAATGTCGAAGTTGCTGCCTTCGGAAGTTGA